The genomic window CAAAAGCTTAATGCTAACGTTACTATTTGCTTAGAGGGCAAAGAAGCTGATGCCAGTAGTATTATGGGGTTAATGTTACTGGCCGGTGGCTTTGGAAAAACCGTAGAGGTTATTACCCAAGGAGAAGATGCTCAGCAAGCACTTAACGATGTGTGCCAGTTATTTTCTGATAAATTTGATGAAGACGAATGATAAAAAGACTGAATAAAAAATAAAGTTACGTTATCATTCATTACAACACCTTAGCC from Colwellia sp. PAMC 20917 includes these protein-coding regions:
- a CDS encoding HPr family phosphocarrier protein, producing MPKYNKSLTISNKLGLHARAATKLAQLSQKLNANVTICLEGKEADASSIMGLMLLAGGFGKTVEVITQGEDAQQALNDVCQLFSDKFDEDE